Below is a genomic region from Marinobacter salarius.
TGACGTACGAACTTACCTTCCACATCCACGTTCTTACGGATGCATTCACGATAAGCCACCTGCGGCTTACCAATGTTCGCTTCAACCTTGAACTCGCGACGCATTCGGTCAACGATGATGTCCAGGTGAAGCTCACCCATACCGGAGATGATGGTCTGGCCAGATTCTTCATCAGTACGAACCTGGAAAGACGGATCTTCCTGAGCAAGCTTGCCCAGAGCAACACCCATTTTCTCCTGGTCAGCCTTGGACTTCGGCTCAACGGCTACAGAAATAACCGGCTCAGGGAACTCCATGCGTTCCAGGATAATTTTATGATTCTCATCACAAAGGGTATCACCGGTGGTGACACTCTTCAGGCCGATTGCCGCAGCAATATCACCCGCGAGAACTTCCTTGATCTCCTGACGCTCTTTGGAGTGCATCTGAACCATACGGCCGACGCGTTCCTTCTTGCTCTTTACGGAGTTGTAGACTGCATTACCAGATTCGAGCTTACCGGAGTAAACCCGGAAGAAGGTTAGCGTGCCAACAAACGGATCGGTGGCGATTTTGAACGCGAGAGCCGAGAAAGGCGCGTCGTCGTCAGCCTGACGGGTTTCTTCAGTACCGTCTTCATCGACCTCACCACGGATGGCTTTGACTTCGTCCGGAGCCGGCAGGAATTCGATCACCGAATCCAGCACCGCCTGAACACCCTTGTTCTTAAAGGCAGAACCACATGTCGCGACAACAATCTCGTTGGCGAGCGTACGGATACGCAGACCTTTCTTGATGTCTTCAATGCTGAGCTCGCCCTCTTCAAGGTAGCGCTCCATCAGCTCTTCATTAGCTTCAGCAGCCGCTTCCATCATTTCTTCGCGGTACTTCGCTACTTCGTCAGCCATTTCGGCAGGAACGTCGCGCTGGTCATAGGTAGCACCGGCATCATCTTCGTTCCAGTAAATCGCCTTGTTACGAATCAGGTCAACCAGACCAGCGAACTCGTCTTCGGCACCGATCGGCAACTGAATGGGAACGGCAGTCGCACCCAGACGGTTCTTAATCTGATTCACAACGCGAAGGAAGTTGGCACCGGCACGGTCCATCTTGTTGACGAACACCATGCGGGGCACTTCGTACTTGTTGGCCTGACGCCAAACAGTCTCAGACTGCGGCTCAACACCTGAGGAGCCACAGAACACGACAACCGCACCGTCGAGCACACGCAGGGAACGCTCTACCTCGATGGTAAAGTCGACGTGCCCCGGGGTGTCGATGATATTGATGCGGTGTTCGGGATACTGCTTATCCATGCCCTGC
It encodes:
- the fusA gene encoding elongation factor G — protein: MARKTPIKRYRNIGICAHVDAGKTTTTERVLFYTGISHKIGEVHDGAATMDWMEQEQERGITITSAATTCFWQGMDKQYPEHRINIIDTPGHVDFTIEVERSLRVLDGAVVVFCGSSGVEPQSETVWRQANKYEVPRMVFVNKMDRAGANFLRVVNQIKNRLGATAVPIQLPIGAEDEFAGLVDLIRNKAIYWNEDDAGATYDQRDVPAEMADEVAKYREEMMEAAAEANEELMERYLEEGELSIEDIKKGLRIRTLANEIVVATCGSAFKNKGVQAVLDSVIEFLPAPDEVKAIRGEVDEDGTEETRQADDDAPFSALAFKIATDPFVGTLTFFRVYSGKLESGNAVYNSVKSKKERVGRMVQMHSKERQEIKEVLAGDIAAAIGLKSVTTGDTLCDENHKIILERMEFPEPVISVAVEPKSKADQEKMGVALGKLAQEDPSFQVRTDEESGQTIISGMGELHLDIIVDRMRREFKVEANIGKPQVAYRECIRKNVDVEGKFVRQSGGRGQYGHVKLKLEPLPLDEEDGENFIFVNEIVGGVVPKEYIPAVQQGIEEQMKNGCLAGYPLLRIKATLYDGSYHDVDSNEMAFKVAGSMAMKKGALEASPALLEPLMKVECVTPEEYMGDVVGDLNRRRGLVQGMEDGPSGKTIRAEVPLSEMFGYATDLRSATQGRASYAMEFSRYMEAPSNIAEAIIKKG